In Proteiniborus ethanoligenes, one DNA window encodes the following:
- a CDS encoding DNA polymerase IV: protein MIPIYTSKYLGQAEKLHIIHVDMDAFYASVEEHDNPKLKGLPIIVGGLSNHGIVTTANYIARKYGVHSAMPIFMAKQKCPRACFLPVRMERYKEVSRQVFHILYGITDLVEPLSIDEAYLDVSNIEINPIEIAQKIKEEVMKKTGLTMSIGISYNKFLAKLASDWNKPNGLKIITEDMVPSILLPLPVKSVYGIGKKTSKRLNNIGIYTVEDLMRLSEEFMVEFFGKSGIEIYNRIRGIDSREVNTTRERKSLGTERTFSKYTKDKEILKDYLHRFALEIEASLQSKNLQAKTITLKIKDIQFRTQTKSKTLNNYISSYNDIFELAVNLLDEIRLTQDIRLIGLTASNLITLKLEQLSLFD, encoded by the coding sequence GTGATTCCTATCTATACTTCTAAATACTTAGGTCAAGCTGAGAAACTCCATATTATTCATGTAGACATGGATGCATTTTATGCATCTGTTGAAGAGCATGATAATCCTAAATTAAAGGGCTTACCTATTATAGTAGGAGGCTTAAGCAATCATGGCATAGTAACTACTGCAAACTACATAGCTAGAAAATACGGAGTTCATTCTGCCATGCCTATTTTTATGGCTAAACAAAAATGTCCAAGGGCGTGTTTTCTGCCTGTTAGAATGGAGAGGTACAAGGAGGTTTCCAGACAGGTTTTCCATATTTTATACGGTATTACTGATTTAGTCGAGCCTTTATCTATAGATGAGGCTTATTTAGATGTTTCAAACATAGAAATAAATCCTATTGAAATAGCCCAAAAAATAAAAGAAGAGGTAATGAAAAAAACTGGCTTAACCATGTCCATAGGTATTTCCTATAATAAGTTCTTAGCAAAGCTAGCCTCAGATTGGAATAAACCTAATGGGTTAAAAATTATTACAGAAGACATGGTGCCTAGTATTTTATTACCACTTCCAGTTAAATCTGTCTACGGAATCGGGAAAAAAACTTCAAAAAGGTTAAATAACATAGGCATATATACAGTCGAAGATTTGATGAGGCTTTCAGAAGAATTTATGGTAGAATTTTTTGGGAAATCAGGCATAGAAATATATAATCGAATCCGTGGTATTGATTCGAGAGAGGTAAATACAACTCGTGAAAGAAAATCTCTAGGGACAGAACGTACCTTTTCAAAATACACAAAGGATAAAGAAATACTTAAAGACTATCTTCATAGATTTGCATTAGAGATAGAAGCATCCCTACAAAGTAAAAATCTTCAAGCCAAGACAATAACATTAAAGATAAAGGATATCCAATTTAGAACTCAAACAAAAAGTAAAACCTTAAACAACTATATTAGTAGCTATAATGATATATTTGAGCTGGCAGTTAATCTTCTAGACGAAATTAGATTAACACAAGATATTAGACTAATAGGTTTAACTGCATCTAATCTTATTACATTAAAATTAGAACAGCTTTCCTTATTTGATTGA
- a CDS encoding M56 family metallopeptidase, with protein sequence MLESIFFTIISMSIIASIIALFIGVIRNALGKYLPKSFSYYLWFIVLFRLILPINFSSSLSLFNFMPNTTTIISRVSRNIETEAMQNNINNVVSNSTTISQGNAAATVTPNSQLQIIFLGASIIWVLGMIFLIIRSIIRYYNASKVLDTATIIKDIDISHIKKSMKLNRNISIYSLDLLQSPLVYGLLKPKVIVPASMVDNIHTSESMQILAHEIHHIRRFDNILKLIWSIAICIHWFNPIVWLSAKYFNEDMELSCDEKVVKAWEDDIRKAYASSLINIADKQSHTLQGNFLFFGESNIKARVKNVMKFKKPKLLITPIAIILLGATTIFTLTNKKEQIIYRNENFGFVLTMDKKIFDKFKILEESSGVFFINKDVYGAYPYDKIGTVFRIEAYQKERITRDDLEELNSIYNLEYIGENNKFYFGWAYPTDIAYPHDNEELKKSYERTTEAASKIRESIEIIEPGNDRYAYNENLKSAYEGFVDGVEFGLNSPAEEVVKNWGEPLDIGYLYGGLYLAYEDVVFYTDGYMKNDNSYTYGTIGRIDTRESYGIKAGAMTTDMVMGVLGEPDGWQVYDEEWKDPEGDIHPKAYYYAGDYTITISYRVDNRLVQYISIDDYRPLPVVGRGGFLVLNDNEKEAYERFIQNFDEKELNGLSVISILKLYLHCHKEGNFEAQWELYTKEDTEFGWDKKEHIAMRKKEEEIDFSRYFENPVNIEIDYFRDRTRATLSWEDIKIKNDPSNSPGSRINFRLAKNKDGIWKVEFSRKD encoded by the coding sequence ATGCTTGAGAGTATTTTTTTTACAATTATTAGCATGAGCATTATAGCTTCAATAATTGCATTATTTATAGGTGTAATCAGAAATGCTCTAGGAAAATATCTTCCGAAAAGCTTTTCATATTATTTATGGTTCATTGTATTATTTAGGCTGATTTTACCTATAAATTTTTCTTCAAGCTTGAGCTTATTTAACTTTATGCCTAATACAACAACTATAATAAGCAGAGTAAGCAGGAATATAGAAACAGAGGCAATGCAAAATAACATAAATAATGTAGTATCAAATAGCACTACTATCTCTCAAGGAAATGCTGCAGCAACTGTTACTCCAAATAGTCAGCTTCAAATAATTTTTCTAGGTGCAAGCATTATATGGGTTCTAGGTATGATATTCTTAATCATAAGGAGCATCATAAGATATTATAATGCATCAAAAGTGCTGGATACAGCAACTATAATCAAAGATATTGATATAAGCCATATAAAGAAAAGTATGAAGCTTAATAGAAATATTAGTATATACTCATTAGATTTGCTTCAAAGCCCATTAGTATATGGATTGCTAAAGCCTAAAGTTATTGTACCAGCTTCCATGGTAGATAATATCCATACTAGTGAATCGATGCAAATACTAGCACATGAAATACATCATATTAGAAGATTTGATAATATACTTAAGCTAATTTGGTCTATTGCAATCTGTATTCATTGGTTTAACCCTATAGTTTGGCTATCTGCTAAGTATTTTAACGAAGACATGGAGCTATCCTGTGACGAGAAGGTAGTAAAGGCTTGGGAAGATGATATTAGAAAAGCTTATGCTAGCTCTTTAATAAATATTGCAGATAAGCAAAGCCATACATTGCAGGGAAACTTTCTTTTCTTTGGTGAAAGCAACATCAAAGCTAGAGTTAAAAATGTTATGAAGTTCAAAAAGCCAAAGCTTCTGATTACACCGATTGCAATTATACTTCTAGGAGCTACAACTATATTCACATTGACTAATAAAAAAGAACAGATAATATATAGAAATGAAAACTTTGGATTTGTACTTACTATGGATAAAAAAATATTTGATAAATTTAAAATCCTTGAGGAAAGCAGTGGAGTATTTTTCATCAACAAAGATGTTTACGGAGCTTATCCTTATGACAAGATAGGAACAGTATTTAGAATTGAAGCATATCAAAAGGAGAGAATTACTAGAGATGATTTAGAGGAGCTAAATTCTATATATAATTTAGAATATATAGGCGAAAATAATAAGTTTTATTTTGGGTGGGCGTATCCAACGGATATAGCATATCCCCATGATAATGAGGAGCTAAAAAAATCCTATGAAAGGACTACTGAAGCAGCCTCTAAGATAAGGGAATCTATAGAGATTATAGAGCCTGGTAATGATAGATATGCATATAATGAAAATCTAAAATCAGCATATGAAGGCTTTGTAGATGGAGTAGAATTTGGGCTAAATTCTCCAGCGGAGGAAGTAGTTAAAAATTGGGGAGAGCCACTAGACATAGGCTATCTATATGGAGGACTTTATTTAGCATATGAGGATGTAGTATTTTATACAGATGGATATATGAAAAACGACAACAGCTATACCTATGGAACCATAGGTAGAATAGATACAAGAGAAAGCTATGGCATTAAAGCAGGAGCCATGACTACAGATATGGTAATGGGTGTTTTAGGTGAGCCTGACGGATGGCAAGTCTATGATGAGGAATGGAAGGACCCAGAAGGGGATATTCATCCTAAGGCATATTATTATGCAGGGGATTATACCATAACCATATCCTATAGAGTAGACAATAGACTTGTTCAATACATTAGTATAGATGATTATAGACCATTGCCAGTTGTAGGCAGGGGAGGTTTTTTAGTTCTTAATGACAATGAAAAAGAAGCATATGAAAGATTTATACAAAATTTTGATGAAAAAGAGCTAAATGGACTAAGTGTCATAAGTATATTAAAGCTTTATCTTCATTGCCATAAGGAAGGCAATTTTGAAGCACAGTGGGAATTATACACCAAAGAAGATACAGAATTTGGCTGGGATAAAAAAGAACACATAGCCATGCGTAAGAAAGAAGAGGAAATAGATTTTAGTAGGTACTTTGAGAATCCCGTAAATATAGAAATAGATTATTTTAGAGACCGTACAAGAGCAACATTATCATGGGAGGATATTAAAATAAAAAATGATCCTTCAAATTCACCAGGAAGCAGAATTAACTTTAGATTAGCAAAGAATAAAGATGGTATATGGAAGGTTGAATTTTCACGAAAAGATTAG
- a CDS encoding BlaI/MecI/CopY family transcriptional regulator, with translation MDDIKIFHAEYKFMEILWDNEPIKSSDLVKLAREKLGWKKSTTYTVIRRLVDRRIISNEDSIVRAVVGRELAQRVETEELIDKVYGGSIKSFFASFLQKENLSKEDIEELKKIVNKLD, from the coding sequence ATGGATGATATAAAAATATTCCATGCAGAGTATAAATTTATGGAAATATTATGGGATAACGAGCCTATAAAAAGTTCGGACCTAGTTAAGTTAGCAAGGGAGAAATTAGGATGGAAAAAATCAACCACATATACGGTTATACGAAGACTAGTAGATAGGAGAATAATTTCAAATGAAGATTCAATTGTCAGGGCAGTAGTGGGGAGAGAATTAGCCCAGAGAGTAGAAACAGAAGAGCTAATAGATAAAGTTTATGGAGGCTCTATTAAATCATTTTTTGCAAGCTTCTTACAAAAAGAAAACCTATCTAAAGAAGATATAGAAGAGCTAAAAAAAATAGTCAATAAATTGGATTAG
- a CDS encoding M20 metallopeptidase family protein: MLNIIDRAKNIENEIINWRRELHQIPEVGLNLPQTAKYITAQLDKMGIEYHTLVKGNAIVGLIKGNGKGKTIGLRADIDGLPVKEETGLDFQSTNGNMHACGHDGHAAILLGAAKILNENRDKFRGNVKLLFQPGEEYPGGAKPMIEEGAMESPKVDAVMGLHLGNLGKGIPTGKIGVCYGAMMAAVDVMHIKIKGKGAHGAYPHQSIDPIVIASEVVLALQTIVSREINPVEPAVVSVTRIEGGFNHNIIPDIVEIQGTIRTLNESTRHRIAKRIEEIVKGITMAHGGSYEYKYEYCYPALVNSEEFTKTFVESAKKIVSEEDIVEMKTPVMGAEDMSFFLREAPGTFFYLSNPREIDGQYYPHHNPKFDIDESQLWKGVALVLQGTIDWLNKN, from the coding sequence ATGCTTAATATAATTGACAGAGCAAAAAATATAGAAAATGAAATAATAAATTGGAGAAGAGAGCTTCATCAAATACCAGAAGTAGGACTAAACTTGCCACAGACTGCAAAATATATCACAGCCCAACTAGATAAAATGGGGATAGAGTACCATACACTAGTAAAGGGTAACGCAATAGTAGGTCTTATAAAGGGCAATGGTAAAGGAAAGACCATAGGCTTAAGAGCGGATATTGACGGGCTTCCAGTTAAAGAAGAAACAGGACTAGATTTTCAGTCTACAAACGGAAACATGCATGCATGTGGACATGATGGGCATGCAGCCATATTACTTGGAGCAGCTAAGATACTAAATGAAAATAGAGATAAATTTAGAGGAAATGTAAAGCTGTTGTTTCAGCCAGGAGAAGAATATCCAGGAGGAGCAAAGCCTATGATAGAAGAAGGGGCTATGGAGAGCCCAAAGGTAGATGCAGTAATGGGACTTCATCTAGGAAATCTAGGGAAAGGCATACCAACAGGGAAAATAGGCGTATGTTATGGAGCAATGATGGCAGCAGTAGATGTAATGCATATTAAAATAAAGGGCAAAGGAGCCCATGGAGCCTATCCTCACCAATCCATAGATCCAATTGTAATAGCCTCAGAGGTAGTATTAGCACTACAAACCATAGTAAGTAGAGAAATTAATCCAGTAGAGCCTGCAGTAGTATCCGTAACAAGGATAGAAGGAGGCTTTAATCATAACATTATTCCTGATATAGTAGAAATTCAAGGAACAATAAGAACCTTAAATGAAAGCACTAGACATAGAATCGCCAAGAGAATAGAGGAAATAGTAAAAGGCATAACCATGGCACATGGAGGAAGCTACGAATATAAATACGAATATTGCTATCCAGCCTTGGTAAATTCAGAGGAATTCACAAAAACCTTTGTAGAATCAGCTAAAAAAATAGTAAGCGAAGAAGATATAGTAGAAATGAAAACACCCGTAATGGGAGCTGAGGATATGTCGTTTTTTCTTAGGGAAGCCCCAGGCACCTTTTTCTATTTAAGCAACCCTAGAGAAATAGATGGGCAATACTACCCACATCACAATCCTAAATTCGACATAGATGAAAGTCAACTGTGGAAGGGAGTAGCACTTGTATTGCAAGGCACAATAGATTGGTTAAATAAAAACTAG
- a CDS encoding methyl-accepting chemotaxis protein, with protein sequence MKKISTRIVLTVLICSITMSLLVGVTSMFRSMEVIEKEAKTSLYATGDVYSKGFNEDLHILENTLSSMYQIVDGTIEVARLREPGYLATYSNTILSPIIQRMARETDKCAGLYIVFDPKYTGRSEGIWAAVDDNGKLMHSIPTNIAGKSPDDPSASFYYDAVRAGKAAWGDPYVNNANSNVMTYSMPIVVNGTTIGVIGADMKAGELIKGVEDIKLYETGYAFMLNRDYDYLIHPTLDKSSNLNTINNGQYSYIVDEIEEKGTGVIDTVFAGERKIMVFSKLIDGKTLILTIPRHEILKDMLMTVYIIIGVILISALLATIISFVLGKRISDPIVLVNGILDTTSKLDLTDIEETKEIKAILSRKDEVGSILKATAVLREEIRKILRTINDTTEDVVENIQSLNLATSETSQSINDVAKTVEELAQASMEQAEDAETGSEKLNRLAQEIKIAVEHGGIVVENSMKAQRINEEGSKAMNSMVDKFDVTVKSSRILSENVNSLLDKSQSIGNILNTIMDISEQTNLLALNAAIEAARAGEAGRGFAVVAEEIRKLSEETGRATKSIEDILKSIQHEVGTTKDNMDTSEGALKDANESLEQSKKAFEEIYSSLVSVMEAIEKLGENLNKVDEEKEEVILAIQSISSITEETAASTEELSASMEEQAATMETVANNTENLTRTIKRLDELVHRFRL encoded by the coding sequence ATGAAAAAGATTAGTACAAGAATAGTACTTACTGTATTAATTTGTTCTATTACTATGTCACTGCTTGTTGGAGTGACAAGTATGTTCAGAAGCATGGAAGTAATTGAAAAAGAAGCTAAAACTAGTCTCTATGCAACTGGGGATGTTTATTCTAAAGGTTTTAATGAAGATTTACATATTCTCGAAAACACTTTATCTAGCATGTATCAAATAGTAGATGGAACTATTGAGGTAGCTAGATTAAGGGAACCAGGTTATTTAGCCACTTATTCTAATACAATTCTAAGCCCTATAATTCAAAGAATGGCTAGAGAGACTGACAAATGTGCAGGACTATACATAGTTTTTGATCCAAAATACACAGGTAGATCCGAAGGGATATGGGCAGCAGTTGATGACAACGGTAAGCTTATGCATTCAATTCCTACCAATATTGCAGGAAAAAGCCCTGATGATCCATCAGCATCTTTTTATTACGATGCTGTGAGGGCAGGAAAGGCAGCATGGGGAGACCCTTATGTCAACAATGCAAACTCAAATGTAATGACTTACTCAATGCCAATTGTAGTTAATGGTACGACTATTGGTGTAATAGGTGCAGACATGAAGGCAGGAGAGCTTATAAAGGGAGTTGAAGATATAAAGCTATATGAAACAGGATATGCATTCATGCTTAACAGGGATTATGATTATCTAATTCATCCTACTCTAGACAAAAGTAGCAATTTAAACACTATAAACAATGGACAATACAGCTATATTGTAGATGAAATAGAAGAAAAGGGAACAGGGGTAATAGACACTGTATTTGCTGGTGAAAGAAAAATAATGGTTTTTTCAAAGCTAATAGACGGAAAAACTTTGATTTTAACTATTCCTAGACATGAAATACTAAAAGATATGCTTATGACTGTATATATTATTATAGGAGTTATATTAATTTCGGCTCTCTTAGCAACAATCATATCATTTGTATTAGGAAAGAGGATTTCCGACCCAATAGTTCTGGTGAATGGAATATTAGATACCACCTCAAAGCTAGATTTAACTGATATAGAAGAAACTAAGGAAATAAAAGCTATATTAAGCAGAAAAGATGAGGTAGGCTCTATACTTAAAGCAACTGCAGTATTAAGGGAAGAGATAAGAAAAATATTAAGAACTATAAATGATACTACTGAAGACGTAGTAGAAAACATTCAGAGTCTAAACTTAGCTACTTCAGAAACTAGCCAATCTATAAATGATGTAGCTAAGACTGTAGAAGAGCTAGCTCAAGCTTCTATGGAACAAGCTGAAGATGCAGAAACAGGCTCAGAGAAATTAAATAGGTTAGCTCAAGAAATAAAGATAGCAGTAGAGCATGGGGGAATAGTTGTAGAGAACTCCATGAAGGCACAAAGGATAAACGAAGAAGGTTCAAAAGCTATGAATAGTATGGTGGACAAGTTTGATGTAACAGTTAAGTCCTCTCGTATTCTTTCAGAAAATGTGAATTCACTTTTAGATAAATCCCAGTCAATTGGGAATATACTAAATACAATTATGGATATTTCGGAGCAGACTAACCTTCTTGCATTAAATGCAGCTATAGAAGCAGCTAGAGCAGGAGAAGCTGGTAGAGGCTTTGCAGTAGTAGCAGAGGAAATAAGAAAATTATCTGAAGAGACAGGACGTGCTACTAAAAGCATAGAGGATATATTAAAATCCATACAGCATGAGGTAGGCACAACTAAAGACAATATGGATACATCAGAAGGGGCCCTCAAGGATGCTAATGAATCCCTAGAGCAATCTAAAAAAGCCTTTGAAGAAATATATTCATCTCTTGTATCTGTAATGGAAGCTATAGAAAAGTTAGGAGAAAACTTAAATAAAGTAGATGAAGAAAAAGAAGAAGTGATATTAGCTATACAAAGTATATCTTCTATAACTGAAGAGACTGCAGCTTCTACAGAAGAACTATCAGCTTCTATGGAGGAGCAGGCGGCTACAATGGAGACCGTAGCTAATAATACTGAAAATCTAACAAGAACAATAAAGAGATTAGATGAATTAGTTCATAGATTCAGACTATAA
- a CDS encoding sensor domain-containing diguanylate cyclase: MKNKHKIITFAAATIICLVVIYLHLLSHEKTQEIYLEQTEKTIINLKKDFLKDTVNNIFFEIDRLREIKHENYKKNTEARLRRFQEELDLSDEEFIQFFINRFNDDLNPKMWTAFLWDNKTGEVLYDSAGLHIKTIDSTVKDLKSLLSSHAVIEKGSIQGIFGVSKSYIDEIVKEEIGDTIRNREFSNDSYIWVNEVINYGGGKDYAIRRIHPNLRDTEGTYLSTDMEDIKGKLPYLEELEGIKKNGELFFTYYFKKLNSSQVSEKITYAKLYKDYDWIVAMGVHLDDIGAYTEKVNNEIHSLSSESIIRLLRYILIVLLIGFTILYLIEKKHLLNSTKSLEKEINIDTLTKASSRRFGEMNLNALFKQYRLTGEKPAIMMLDIDGFKHINDNYGHKTGDIVLIEIVKTINHIIRSSDQLIRWGGDEFVGIFPGLREEHIMEFGEKLLDGIASLEIPAGNETFSITISIGFSYFKDTDNDYNDVLKRADDALYKSKEQGKNRVNIWHIS, encoded by the coding sequence TTGAAAAACAAACACAAAATAATTACATTTGCAGCTGCTACTATAATATGTTTAGTAGTCATATATCTTCATCTTTTATCCCATGAAAAGACTCAAGAAATCTATTTAGAGCAAACTGAAAAGACTATAATAAATTTGAAAAAAGACTTTCTAAAAGATACAGTAAATAATATATTTTTTGAAATAGATAGATTAAGAGAAATTAAGCATGAAAATTATAAGAAAAACACAGAAGCTAGACTAAGGCGGTTTCAAGAAGAATTAGATTTATCAGATGAAGAATTCATACAATTTTTCATAAATAGATTTAATGACGACTTAAATCCTAAAATGTGGACAGCCTTTTTATGGGACAATAAAACAGGAGAAGTATTATATGATTCTGCTGGACTACATATAAAAACCATAGACAGTACTGTGAAGGACTTAAAGTCCTTACTCTCCTCTCACGCTGTAATTGAAAAAGGCAGCATACAAGGTATCTTTGGAGTTAGTAAGTCTTATATAGATGAAATTGTAAAAGAAGAAATTGGAGACACAATAAGAAATCGAGAATTTTCTAATGATTCTTACATATGGGTGAACGAGGTAATTAACTATGGAGGTGGGAAAGATTACGCAATTAGAAGGATTCATCCAAACCTAAGGGACACAGAGGGAACTTATTTATCTACAGATATGGAAGATATCAAAGGTAAATTGCCTTATTTAGAAGAACTAGAAGGGATAAAGAAAAATGGGGAGCTATTTTTTACTTATTATTTTAAAAAGTTAAATAGTTCTCAAGTTTCAGAGAAGATTACTTATGCAAAGCTTTATAAGGATTATGATTGGATAGTAGCCATGGGTGTTCATTTAGATGATATTGGTGCTTACACAGAAAAAGTAAATAATGAAATCCATTCCTTATCTAGTGAGTCTATAATAAGATTATTAAGATACATTTTAATAGTTTTATTAATAGGATTTACAATACTTTATTTAATAGAGAAGAAGCATTTATTGAATTCAACTAAATCCTTAGAAAAAGAAATTAACATAGATACATTAACTAAGGCATCTAGCAGAAGATTTGGAGAGATGAATCTAAATGCTCTTTTTAAGCAATATAGGTTAACAGGAGAAAAACCAGCTATTATGATGCTTGATATTGATGGCTTTAAGCATATAAATGATAATTATGGTCATAAAACGGGAGATATTGTCCTTATTGAAATTGTTAAGACAATAAATCATATTATAAGAAGCTCTGATCAATTAATTCGCTGGGGTGGGGATGAGTTTGTAGGCATATTCCCAGGATTAAGAGAAGAGCATATAATGGAATTTGGTGAAAAATTATTAGATGGAATTGCTTCATTAGAGATTCCAGCGGGAAATGAGACTTTCAGCATAACCATTTCCATAGGTTTTTCTTATTTTAAAGATACTGATAATGATTACAATGATGTTTTAAAGAGAGCAGATGATGCACTATACAAGTCAAAAGAACAAGGGAAAAACAGAGTAAATATATGGCATATTTCATAA
- a CDS encoding HepT-like ribonuclease domain-containing protein, whose protein sequence is MKNQKIIQKIINYIDSILKYTNDVDYTEFRNNSMMVEACVFNLSQIGELVNKLDKEYLSKHHEVPWFKMRGLRNRIVHDYEGVNLNLIWEIIDMDIKILKEQLLKLIN, encoded by the coding sequence ATGAAAAATCAAAAGATTATTCAAAAGATAATTAACTATATCGACTCTATATTAAAATATACCAATGATGTAGATTATACTGAATTTAGAAATAATAGTATGATGGTTGAAGCTTGTGTGTTTAATTTAAGTCAAATAGGTGAATTAGTTAATAAACTTGATAAAGAATATCTTTCAAAACATCATGAGGTTCCTTGGTTCAAAATGCGTGGATTAAGAAATCGTATAGTCCATGACTATGAAGGTGTAAATTTAAATCTAATATGGGAAATTATTGATATGGATATAAAGATATTAAAGGAACAGTTGTTGAAGCTAATTAATTAG
- a CDS encoding nucleotidyltransferase family protein, which yields MKSNFISVETIREKTAPIFENYPINKAILFGSYAKGNVTISSDIDLYIDTNGKLRGLDFVGLLEILVNALEIDIDLIDRSHIEQDSLIMQEIENGGIVIYEKSKDYSKDN from the coding sequence ATGAAGTCTAATTTCATTTCAGTTGAAACTATAAGGGAAAAAACAGCTCCCATATTTGAAAATTATCCTATAAATAAGGCAATACTATTTGGGTCTTATGCAAAAGGTAATGTCACAATAAGTAGTGATATAGACTTATACATTGATACAAATGGAAAGTTAAGAGGACTTGATTTTGTTGGATTACTAGAAATACTTGTTAATGCTTTAGAAATAGATATAGATTTGATTGATAGGTCTCATATTGAGCAAGATTCTTTAATAATGCAGGAAATAGAAAATGGAGGTATAGTTATATATGAAAAATCAAAAGATTATTCAAAAGATAATTAA
- a CDS encoding DJ-1/PfpI family protein, translated as MKKTAVLLYDTCCLFELTVALEMLKMAEKPVVYFAKELKPIRTEEGMLVIADNTFEQLNVDEYDSLLITGATDAQGMVEDESSQEFVSKFYDAGTLIGAISIAPILLLKLGYLKEKPFMIGVEKSDLYEEGFTDDDMKYMIGWEESCDEVVPEKYLKTDNIITSVAFGFRQWAMAIGKELNIELYPKSFDL; from the coding sequence ATGAAGAAAACAGCGGTTCTACTATATGATACATGTTGCCTATTTGAACTTACTGTAGCTTTAGAGATGTTAAAAATGGCTGAAAAACCTGTAGTCTATTTTGCAAAAGAATTAAAGCCAATTAGAACAGAAGAAGGTATGCTTGTAATTGCAGATAATACTTTTGAACAGCTAAATGTAGATGAATATGATTCACTTTTGATAACAGGTGCTACTGATGCTCAAGGCATGGTAGAAGATGAATCGTCTCAAGAATTTGTAAGTAAATTTTATGATGCTGGCACATTAATTGGTGCTATTTCGATTGCTCCAATATTACTCTTAAAACTTGGATATTTAAAAGAAAAACCTTTTATGATAGGAGTGGAAAAATCCGATCTATATGAGGAAGGTTTTACAGATGATGACATGAAATACATGATTGGATGGGAAGAGTCCTGCGATGAAGTTGTACCTGAAAAATATTTAAAGACGGATAATATCATTACATCTGTAGCATTTGGTTTTCGACAATGGGCTATGGCAATAGGAAAAGAATTAAATATTGAACTTTATCCAAAAAGCTTTGATTTATAA
- a CDS encoding Shedu anti-phage system protein SduA domain-containing protein, producing the protein MRIYDRDYTKLTEDEINEWEMLKKKEVVKTTGKFNIRKSMFRKYPKAVRHYLSIFPNNYLDIEDLKNEDMLKTSISNFYDFLSNENIIESDIAKFIKNNKAYFIIGSILKSNYNFGHHDAFIIPEFMLGNSYKVDYLLIGKNSGGYEFVFVELENPYGKITLKDGNLGDTFRKGIKQVFDWDEWLESNYVSLRETFQKYKNPNEQLPNEFFSLDKTRIHYAVVAGRRDAFNLKTYKEKRRYVDKHKILLLHYDNLCDSAKSTIGKPTY; encoded by the coding sequence ATGAGGATTTATGATAGAGATTATACTAAATTAACCGAAGATGAGATAAATGAATGGGAAATGCTTAAGAAAAAAGAAGTGGTAAAGACTACAGGAAAATTTAATATTAGAAAATCAATGTTTAGGAAATATCCCAAAGCAGTTAGACATTATTTAAGTATATTTCCTAATAACTACTTGGATATAGAAGATTTAAAAAATGAAGATATGCTTAAGACTAGTATTTCTAATTTCTACGATTTTTTAAGTAATGAAAACATTATTGAGAGTGATATTGCAAAGTTTATTAAGAATAATAAAGCATATTTTATAATTGGTTCTATTTTAAAATCAAATTATAACTTTGGGCATCATGATGCATTTATTATACCAGAGTTTATGTTGGGAAATTCATACAAAGTAGATTACCTACTCATAGGAAAAAACTCAGGTGGATATGAGTTCGTCTTTGTTGAGTTAGAAAATCCATATGGAAAAATCACCTTAAAAGATGGAAATTTAGGAGATACTTTTAGAAAAGGTATAAAACAGGTATTTGATTGGGATGAATGGCTTGAGTCAAATTATGTGTCACTCAGAGAAACTTTTCAAAAATATAAGAACCCAAATGAACAGTTGCCTAATGAATTTTTTAGCCTTGATAAAACAAGAATACACTATGCAGTTGTTGCTGGAAGAAGAGATGCTTTCAATCTAAAAACATATAAAGAAAAACGAAGATATGTAGATAAGCATAAAATTCTTTTACTGCATTATGATAATTTATGCGATAGTGCAAAAAGTACCATTGGTAAGCCTACTTATTAG